From the genome of Pelobacter propionicus DSM 2379, one region includes:
- a CDS encoding glycosyltransferase, with the protein MIESVPLVSIGVAIYNEERFLRAALESLVSQNYPNIEIIISDNASTDSTGEICKYFQSQYSHIRYYRSDKNLGADVNGRSVIEKSKGKYFMYAAGHDLWHPTFIFKAVSIMEADSDIILCYARTIRIDTSNEVLGLAPNNWDLRGMPATSRITYLVNNISGGDPCYGLVQLDHLKSFFKLGFGFVWGLDQVSLAYFVLQGTIAHIPEPLFYWRVTDNESVEARKDSVPFDYVPSNSQRMLNMSMPELWQQMGEATLQVISRSDLSMPEKLTCKDEVRKCFARRYGVRWNEVVPPELKSEGKNVLLATSAAPNQTPFSTGEKRPPIGVGFLISTLREAGHNVFFIDNYLSPSSFLETDYLKRHRIDFVGIYTNTICFRDSLRMFYLLEELRQRGFWNGKIIAGGPHASVCPETIPPFVDHIVIGEGEYAVRDIVSGKVTERIVHYPSIENLDELPMPAWDYFSELPYNWGGNWLPEAPVFTMNTSRGCPFSCTFCSVCSIWGKHYTYFSAERIVADIEHVVKNFGARGIYFREDNFTLKRDRLIRFCNLLMERNIRIPWVCESRVSNLDRDLVELMARAGAVGFYFGVESGSQRLLDFMKKGINVQQIRNAFLWCHELGIKTAASVIVGVPTETEDDLRMTASLLEEIKPTVTWFNIFVGIPDSELLRYAQKHDYVEFIDDRGLAYMKGHNRSVELFYGSAWDAKVPVTFENGKIASPLVSVVMSVHNGECYLRQAIQSIFCQSFLNYEFIIIDDASTDATPDILLQFKDPRLAIIRNTGNLGLTASLNIGIRAARGKYVARMDADDISVPHRLARQVESLENNPEIAVVGSSYYTMDEHGAVTGIIDVLDRPELIQRELLRQNWFGHGSVMMRKSCFEIVGGYDERFIYAQDYDLFLRLSERYKLANVTEPLYCWRESPHGISARKKAQQDYFAEMARSAASKRRGSPVCNAAKLVPATPIAPLVSVIVPTHNRPDMLATAISSILAQTMQSFEIIVVNDAGTDVRPVLERFGDRENIRHLAHETNRGLAAARNTGINAARGKYIAYLDDDDTYYPNHLETLVGYLESNDCRVAYTDANCAIQQKAANGFVTVKKEVVYSRDFDYDAILYVNFIPVLCIIHEKACLSLSGMFDEYLSRHEDWDLWIRMSRHERFAHIKTVTCEYTYRPDGSSMTSSSAPLFFETYKAVCGKYDDFVKEKPLVQARRTATMFNGAFNTFQFIGERLQSYLTNSSVTAEMLADLAPSGASFSQIKSALIWKRAVALNDGTAIPLLEIALVVDRENHPARVALCERYMRAGQYIDALRHIEYLAEVNPQEVFFTATRDTLLQAIRGTLPQGTR; encoded by the coding sequence ATGATAGAATCAGTTCCATTGGTAAGTATTGGGGTAGCTATATACAATGAAGAACGGTTTTTGCGAGCTGCTTTGGAATCACTAGTGTCGCAAAACTACCCTAATATTGAAATAATTATTAGCGATAACGCATCCACAGACAGTACAGGAGAAATTTGCAAATATTTTCAAAGTCAATACTCTCATATTCGCTATTATAGGTCTGATAAAAATTTGGGGGCTGATGTAAATGGGCGTTCGGTTATCGAAAAATCGAAAGGAAAGTATTTCATGTATGCTGCAGGTCACGATTTGTGGCATCCAACGTTCATTTTCAAAGCTGTTAGCATTATGGAAGCAGATTCAGACATCATTCTTTGCTATGCAAGAACGATTCGTATTGATACCAGCAACGAGGTCCTGGGGTTGGCGCCTAACAACTGGGACCTCCGAGGAATGCCAGCGACAAGTCGAATAACGTATCTTGTCAACAATATCTCTGGAGGCGACCCCTGTTATGGCTTAGTACAGCTTGACCATTTAAAGTCGTTTTTCAAGCTGGGTTTTGGATTTGTTTGGGGGCTGGATCAGGTGAGCCTTGCTTATTTTGTCCTGCAAGGGACTATTGCCCATATCCCCGAACCTCTCTTTTATTGGAGGGTAACCGATAATGAAAGCGTAGAAGCCAGAAAGGATAGCGTGCCGTTTGATTATGTTCCGAGTAATAGTCAGAGGATGCTCAATATGTCCATGCCGGAGCTCTGGCAGCAGATGGGAGAGGCAACTCTGCAGGTCATCAGTCGCTCCGATCTGTCCATGCCCGAAAAGCTTACCTGTAAGGATGAAGTCCGAAAATGCTTTGCCCGTCGGTACGGCGTCCGGTGGAATGAGGTCGTCCCCCCGGAGCTGAAGAGCGAAGGGAAAAATGTACTGCTGGCCACCTCCGCTGCACCTAACCAGACCCCCTTTTCCACCGGCGAGAAACGCCCCCCCATCGGTGTGGGGTTCCTCATTTCTACCCTGCGTGAAGCGGGACACAACGTTTTCTTCATCGACAACTACCTCAGTCCCAGCAGTTTTCTTGAAACTGACTATCTCAAACGTCATCGGATTGATTTTGTCGGCATTTATACCAACACAATCTGCTTCAGAGACTCTCTGAGGATGTTCTATCTCCTTGAGGAATTGAGGCAGAGAGGTTTCTGGAACGGAAAGATTATTGCTGGTGGCCCTCATGCTTCGGTCTGTCCTGAAACTATCCCTCCTTTTGTCGATCATATTGTCATCGGTGAGGGAGAGTATGCCGTCCGCGATATTGTCTCCGGAAAGGTAACAGAGCGTATAGTTCACTATCCATCCATTGAAAACCTGGATGAACTCCCCATGCCGGCCTGGGACTACTTCTCCGAACTCCCTTACAACTGGGGGGGCAACTGGCTTCCCGAAGCTCCGGTGTTCACCATGAACACCAGCCGAGGGTGCCCGTTCAGCTGCACCTTCTGCTCGGTCTGCTCCATCTGGGGAAAACATTATACGTATTTCAGTGCCGAACGGATTGTGGCCGATATCGAGCATGTAGTGAAAAATTTCGGCGCCAGGGGCATCTATTTCCGGGAAGACAATTTTACCCTGAAGCGGGACCGTCTGATACGCTTCTGCAATCTGCTGATGGAACGGAACATCCGCATACCCTGGGTATGTGAATCGCGAGTCTCGAACCTGGACCGAGATCTCGTGGAACTGATGGCCCGGGCCGGCGCGGTGGGATTCTATTTCGGAGTGGAAAGCGGATCGCAGCGGCTGCTGGACTTCATGAAGAAGGGAATAAACGTTCAACAGATACGGAATGCCTTCCTGTGGTGTCATGAGCTTGGCATAAAAACCGCGGCAAGTGTTATTGTGGGTGTTCCAACCGAGACCGAAGACGACCTGCGCATGACGGCGTCTCTTCTGGAGGAGATCAAGCCGACGGTAACGTGGTTCAATATTTTTGTCGGTATACCGGACAGCGAACTGCTCCGCTATGCCCAGAAACACGACTACGTCGAATTTATTGATGACCGGGGACTGGCCTATATGAAAGGTCATAACCGTAGCGTGGAACTGTTTTACGGCTCAGCCTGGGATGCGAAAGTCCCCGTAACGTTTGAAAATGGGAAGATTGCATCTCCGCTCGTTTCTGTCGTCATGTCGGTGCACAATGGAGAGTGCTATCTCAGGCAGGCAATTCAGAGTATTTTTTGTCAGAGTTTTCTCAACTACGAATTTATCATCATCGATGATGCCTCCACGGATGCTACCCCGGACATTCTCCTGCAATTCAAAGATCCCCGGCTGGCGATCATCCGGAACACTGGGAACCTGGGCCTGACGGCTTCCCTCAATATTGGTATACGGGCTGCCCGTGGAAAGTATGTTGCCCGTATGGACGCGGATGACATCTCTGTTCCCCATCGCCTTGCGAGGCAGGTGGAGTCTCTCGAAAACAACCCGGAAATCGCTGTTGTCGGCAGCTCCTATTACACCATGGACGAACATGGTGCGGTGACCGGCATAATTGACGTACTTGATCGTCCGGAGTTGATTCAACGAGAACTGCTGCGACAGAACTGGTTTGGGCACGGCAGTGTGATGATGCGTAAAAGCTGCTTTGAGATAGTCGGCGGATATGATGAGCGCTTCATCTATGCACAGGATTACGACTTATTTCTCCGTTTGTCAGAACGCTACAAGCTCGCTAACGTGACCGAACCGCTCTATTGCTGGAGAGAATCGCCTCACGGTATTTCGGCACGAAAAAAAGCGCAGCAGGACTATTTCGCGGAAATGGCGCGAAGCGCAGCATCGAAGCGACGAGGATCTCCTGTCTGCAATGCTGCTAAACTGGTTCCTGCGACACCTATAGCCCCATTGGTTTCAGTTATCGTTCCGACGCACAACCGCCCGGACATGCTTGCGACCGCAATCTCGAGCATCCTTGCGCAGACCATGCAGTCCTTCGAGATTATCGTAGTCAACGATGCCGGAACAGATGTTCGGCCGGTTCTCGAACGTTTTGGTGACCGGGAAAATATCAGGCATCTGGCGCACGAAACCAACCGCGGCCTCGCAGCGGCTAGGAATACAGGAATCAATGCCGCCAGAGGAAAATATATCGCCTACCTGGACGACGATGATACCTATTACCCCAATCATCTGGAGACGCTCGTCGGTTATCTGGAGTCAAACGACTGCCGGGTCGCTTATACCGATGCCAACTGCGCCATCCAGCAAAAGGCCGCAAACGGTTTTGTGACCGTCAAGAAGGAGGTGGTCTACTCCCGGGATTTTGATTATGATGCCATCCTGTATGTCAACTTCATACCGGTTCTCTGCATTATTCACGAAAAGGCTTGTCTCTCCCTGAGCGGTATGTTTGACGAATACCTGTCTCGCCACGAAGATTGGGATCTCTGGATCAGGATGTCCCGCCACGAGCGCTTTGCTCATATCAAAACAGTGACCTGCGAGTATACCTATCGGCCGGATGGTTCCAGTATGACGAGTAGCAGCGCACCTCTGTTTTTCGAAACGTACAAAGCCGTATGTGGGAAATATGATGACTTCGTCAAAGAAAAGCCTCTCGTTCAGGCGCGGAGAACGGCGACGATGTTCAATGGAGCATTCAATACATTTCAGTTCATTGGTGAACGTCTGCAGTCATACCTTACCAATAGTAGCGTAACTGCTGAAATGCTTGCAGATTTAGCTCCGAGTGGGGCCAGTTTTTCCCAGATAAAATCAGCTCTGATCTGGAAGAGAGCCGTTGCCCTGAATGACGGCACGGCAATCCCCTTGCTTGAAATCGCACTTGTAGTTGACAGAGAGAATCATCCGGCAAGAGTGGCGCTTTGTGAACGTTATATGAGGGCAGGACAATATATTGATGCGCTGAGACATATCGAATACCTTGCCGAAGTCAATCCACAGGAAGTGTTTTTCACTGCAACCCGTGATACGCTGTTGCAAGCGATTAGGGGGACTTTGCCGCAGGGCACCAGATAG
- a CDS encoding B12-binding domain-containing radical SAM protein, giving the protein MNVERILFLIPPYFSPKDYSSKSSVLPPFTVPYGVLSLIAYLNKIHSGLVSVEILDLNIALKRVVEVTSVLDIGAHLEHLLSERIKEFNPEIVSISALFNTSFRYIERFAYVIKRESSSSLVVAGGGLPSSGYREVLEHCPSLDAICKGEGEIPLSDLVGSGGSRQLLESHPSWLTYNGLTQGKVPSLTFVENLDEIPTFDYSLICLDDYNSRSIDKRFANHQKREMSIHTSRGCPFSCVFCSNPSLHGKKVRAYSVDRVISEVKAMKYQHAMTVLLIEDDHFFFDKRRAKKILNELSRLDIRIEFPNGIAVYSIDEEIAALLSAAGTTTVALAVESGSDYVLKELIGKPLKTSMVKNKVYLLRKHDIQCHAFIVIGLPGEMPEHREETLDLLLNIGFDWTHIGCADPIFGSRLYDICLENGYIEKKSFMEHMETKCLITAPGVNPEEISKIAYDMNLNVNFVNNFNLKSGNYSTAIKYFENVTNKYPGHAFGHYYLSKSLERFGDVERSSKHLAIFNTIISSDMFWQEHAKKFNIISNDV; this is encoded by the coding sequence ATGAACGTTGAGCGAATACTATTTTTGATTCCCCCATACTTTAGTCCAAAGGATTATTCTTCAAAATCCAGTGTTCTGCCGCCCTTTACAGTACCCTACGGTGTGCTGTCTCTTATCGCCTACCTCAATAAGATTCATAGTGGTTTAGTATCCGTTGAAATTCTCGATCTGAATATAGCCTTGAAGAGAGTTGTTGAAGTTACTTCAGTTCTTGATATCGGCGCACACCTGGAACATCTGTTGTCGGAACGTATCAAGGAATTCAATCCCGAAATAGTCAGTATTTCAGCGTTATTTAATACATCTTTCCGCTATATAGAAAGATTTGCATATGTAATCAAGCGTGAATCGAGTTCGTCACTGGTTGTTGCAGGCGGTGGCCTCCCGTCTTCAGGTTATCGGGAGGTTCTTGAACACTGTCCTTCACTGGATGCCATCTGCAAAGGTGAAGGCGAGATTCCTTTGTCCGATCTGGTTGGTTCAGGCGGCAGCAGACAACTGCTAGAATCCCACCCCTCATGGCTAACGTATAATGGTTTGACGCAAGGAAAGGTTCCTTCTCTTACGTTCGTTGAAAATCTTGATGAAATTCCTACATTTGACTATAGCCTGATATGTCTAGATGACTATAACTCGCGCTCTATAGATAAGCGGTTTGCTAACCACCAAAAACGAGAAATGTCTATTCATACATCGCGTGGATGTCCGTTTTCTTGTGTTTTTTGCTCAAATCCTTCCTTGCACGGAAAAAAAGTCCGGGCCTATAGTGTAGACCGAGTAATTAGTGAAGTAAAAGCAATGAAATATCAACACGCCATGACAGTGCTGCTGATAGAAGATGATCACTTTTTTTTTGATAAGCGTCGAGCAAAAAAAATACTTAATGAACTCTCTCGTCTTGATATACGAATAGAATTCCCAAATGGAATTGCAGTTTATTCTATTGATGAAGAAATAGCTGCTTTACTTTCAGCAGCAGGAACTACTACTGTTGCACTTGCTGTAGAATCTGGATCTGATTATGTGCTTAAGGAATTAATTGGTAAGCCTCTGAAAACATCGATGGTAAAAAATAAAGTATACTTACTCAGAAAACACGATATTCAGTGCCACGCATTTATTGTAATTGGATTGCCCGGTGAAATGCCTGAACACAGGGAGGAAACCCTCGATTTGCTACTAAATATTGGCTTTGATTGGACGCATATAGGGTGTGCTGATCCGATATTTGGCAGCCGGTTATATGATATTTGTCTTGAAAATGGCTATATCGAAAAGAAGAGTTTCATGGAACACATGGAAACAAAGTGTCTGATTACGGCTCCGGGAGTCAATCCTGAAGAAATAAGTAAAATTGCTTACGATATGAATTTGAATGTTAATTTTGTCAATAATTTTAACTTAAAATCCGGCAACTATAGTACAGCAATAAAATATTTTGAAAATGTAACAAATAAATATCCAGGGCACGCATTCGGACACTATTATCTATCAAAATCACTCGAACGTTTTGGAGATGTTGAACGTTCTAGCAAACATCTTGCTATTTTTAATACAATCATTAGTAGCGACATGTTTTGGCAAGAACACGCAAAAAAATTCAATATAATTTCAAATGACGTTTAA
- a CDS encoding radical SAM protein, with translation MIVVKKLIDHDIEAEISCEYAQSLLGEVKSCLFGKDVIIWGGAGTGKFYGELLLSLGITVHCFIDRNADSIDPIFGLPVYTPDILRNKENCTLLIAASRKSFNEIINDIEANNFNPADIFDGCMHFHALQESVRTMRINYSAELADMKPFRQLERGLTIQHLELVVTTLCTLRCKHCAHMNSHYYFIPEGKCKLRHFPVDDLVSTVEKILQSVDVVNELSIVGGEPFLHPDLADIIHKLQKHNKVRRVEIATNGTVCPKQEVVKVLKGEKLYVTVSDYGKISTEISRLSDIFASRDIKYRIQAQGYGWDDLGDHCFRNRSEAELNVTYSSCLDNRYKIILDKKMYDCHRVANASNLGYYSPDDSECIDVLSFTSTELRKKISALYQLDHIPYCNYCNGKGRIVVAAEQYSLTELKCLRAKYGY, from the coding sequence ATGATTGTAGTAAAAAAGCTTATTGATCATGATATTGAGGCTGAAATAAGCTGTGAGTATGCACAAAGCCTTCTTGGCGAAGTTAAGTCCTGTCTCTTTGGTAAGGATGTCATTATATGGGGAGGTGCTGGCACAGGCAAATTTTACGGAGAGTTGCTGTTGAGCCTTGGAATAACTGTGCATTGTTTTATTGACAGAAATGCAGATTCAATCGATCCCATTTTCGGGTTACCCGTCTATACGCCTGACATATTACGTAACAAAGAAAATTGCACACTGCTTATTGCGGCAAGCAGGAAATCATTCAATGAAATTATTAACGATATTGAGGCCAACAATTTCAATCCTGCGGACATCTTTGATGGCTGCATGCACTTTCATGCCTTGCAAGAAAGTGTCCGAACGATGCGAATCAATTACAGTGCTGAGTTAGCCGACATGAAGCCGTTCCGGCAATTAGAAAGAGGTCTGACTATTCAGCATCTGGAACTTGTTGTCACGACATTGTGTACCCTGAGATGCAAGCATTGTGCTCACATGAACTCCCACTACTATTTCATTCCCGAAGGTAAGTGCAAACTCCGGCATTTTCCCGTTGATGATCTTGTGTCAACTGTTGAGAAAATTCTTCAAAGCGTTGACGTAGTAAACGAATTGTCCATCGTCGGCGGAGAGCCGTTTCTTCACCCCGATCTGGCTGATATTATACATAAATTGCAAAAACATAATAAGGTTAGACGGGTTGAGATTGCGACAAACGGCACAGTTTGTCCGAAGCAAGAGGTAGTTAAGGTCCTGAAAGGGGAGAAATTGTACGTAACTGTAAGCGATTATGGAAAAATCTCTACAGAAATAAGTAGATTGTCTGACATATTTGCGTCGCGTGACATCAAGTACAGGATACAGGCTCAAGGATACGGCTGGGATGACCTAGGCGATCATTGTTTTAGAAACAGATCAGAAGCTGAGCTTAACGTTACTTATTCAAGCTGTCTCGACAACAGATACAAGATAATACTGGACAAAAAAATGTATGACTGTCACCGTGTAGCAAATGCCTCTAACCTTGGCTACTATTCTCCAGATGATTCTGAATGTATTGATGTATTAAGTTTTACAAGCACAGAGTTGAGAAAAAAAATTTCAGCGCTTTATCAACTTGATCACATACCATATTGCAACTACTGTAACGGAAAAGGTCGTATAGTGGTTGCTGCTGAACAGTACTCTCTGACAGAGCTGAAGTGTTTGAGAGCTAAATACGGCTACTAA
- a CDS encoding radical SAM/SPASM domain-containing protein encodes MTDKKLKGISLSNDKTYERQRLADKVPLATPYSMDIAPTTFCNLKCIFCAHSSDYPEYRKIFGKTLNTELALKAVDDIRKFPDKLKALHFCGLGEPLIHKDIAKMIKYAKEADISEKIDISTNGVLLTKNVADDLIDSGVDFIRISLNGLSREDFLEYTGTEVDFEKYVKNLKYLYENRKKTKIYLKIFDFMVSSPQKKKMFFRTFEPICDVISIEYYNECFLGTKGRDRLKSTNLNHRGENSSTAKCCSQPFFRLLILVDGEVAPCAEPRFPFSCGNIRDTSVVDIWNGDILTNFRLRMLDGMKQVNEVCASCLSVKINCYSDDNIDSEVDRLKNYYIREVSK; translated from the coding sequence GTGACAGATAAAAAACTTAAAGGTATATCATTGTCGAATGACAAAACATACGAAAGACAGCGGCTTGCGGATAAGGTGCCCCTTGCGACCCCTTACTCCATGGATATTGCTCCAACTACCTTCTGTAATTTGAAATGCATATTTTGCGCACACTCATCCGATTACCCCGAATACAGGAAAATATTTGGCAAAACACTCAATACCGAACTTGCTCTTAAGGCCGTCGATGACATCAGAAAATTCCCGGACAAGTTGAAGGCGCTTCATTTTTGCGGACTGGGAGAACCTCTTATTCATAAAGACATAGCCAAAATGATCAAATATGCGAAAGAGGCAGACATTTCGGAAAAAATCGATATCAGCACGAACGGGGTTCTTTTGACGAAAAATGTTGCCGATGATTTGATCGATAGTGGAGTTGATTTTATCAGGATTTCACTTAATGGACTTTCGAGGGAAGACTTTCTTGAATACACCGGAACAGAAGTTGATTTTGAAAAGTATGTAAAAAATCTGAAATACCTTTATGAAAACAGAAAAAAAACAAAAATTTATTTGAAAATATTTGATTTTATGGTGTCATCCCCGCAAAAAAAGAAAATGTTTTTCAGAACGTTTGAACCTATATGCGATGTTATATCTATAGAATATTATAACGAGTGCTTTCTTGGTACAAAAGGACGTGACAGGTTGAAAAGCACAAACTTGAATCACAGAGGAGAAAATTCCTCTACAGCTAAATGCTGTTCACAACCATTTTTCAGATTACTCATTTTAGTGGATGGTGAAGTTGCTCCCTGCGCAGAACCAAGATTCCCGTTTTCTTGTGGTAATATCAGAGATACATCCGTCGTAGATATTTGGAATGGTGATATTTTAACCAATTTCAGGTTAAGGATGCTTGATGGCATGAAACAGGTAAACGAAGTTTGCGCTTCCTGTCTCTCGGTAAAAATTAACTGTTACTCTGATGACAATATAGATTCTGAGGTTGATAGACTTAAAAACTACTACATTCGAGAGGTTTCAAAATGA
- a CDS encoding FkbM family methyltransferase — protein sequence MDKSVGRIGITFERPPDTATACSLLKEIAAEVPAAPWRELDRPLILYGAGNLGKMAGKYLRFIGIPFLYVVDANSKMYENDIEWSGIPVLSPSEVSNSDKKNSLLAVCISTIPFNPLFQSLQAQGWECIVPFYDITEVFQGRHPLKNGWFSGALTDKDMRGTNEALSGWADDISRAHHLQFLAWRCLRQEWVFADAPVTTADRYFIPQVVGQFTGNESFLDIGAHHGEVCVSFADIVHGRFKSIVAVEPDSQNLTELSKVFLKHFPDSVRGRINVLDVVISDGRCSEHFFEGHGYTSQLSSLGEKGVVTVSIDDLQLSPTFLKVHVEGWELFALRGGLNTLRRCRPIVAITAYHNRQGIWELPVWCMNSLPNYRFFTRMHGWCGTGLVIYALPDR from the coding sequence ATGGATAAATCGGTTGGACGCATTGGCATTACATTCGAAAGGCCCCCAGATACAGCAACCGCCTGTTCTCTCTTGAAAGAAATAGCAGCAGAAGTCCCCGCAGCACCGTGGCGTGAACTTGACAGGCCTCTCATCCTTTATGGGGCCGGCAACCTTGGGAAAATGGCGGGGAAATATCTCCGTTTCATCGGTATTCCCTTCCTGTATGTCGTAGATGCTAATTCGAAAATGTACGAGAACGATATCGAATGGTCCGGCATTCCTGTCCTCTCCCCCAGTGAGGTGTCAAACTCGGACAAAAAAAACTCGCTATTGGCTGTGTGTATCTCGACGATACCCTTCAACCCCCTTTTCCAATCCCTTCAGGCCCAGGGATGGGAATGTATCGTTCCCTTTTACGACATTACTGAAGTATTTCAGGGACGGCACCCCTTGAAAAACGGATGGTTTTCTGGTGCCTTGACTGACAAGGACATGAGGGGAACAAATGAAGCCCTTTCTGGGTGGGCGGATGATATTTCCCGTGCACACCACCTTCAATTTCTTGCTTGGCGATGCCTGCGACAAGAATGGGTTTTTGCGGATGCGCCAGTAACAACTGCGGATCGTTATTTTATCCCGCAGGTGGTTGGCCAATTCACTGGCAACGAATCATTTCTCGATATCGGCGCCCATCATGGTGAAGTTTGTGTCTCTTTTGCCGATATCGTTCATGGCAGATTCAAAAGCATTGTCGCGGTGGAACCTGACAGTCAGAATTTGACTGAACTGAGTAAGGTATTTCTAAAACATTTTCCGGATTCGGTACGGGGAAGAATAAACGTGTTGGATGTCGTGATTTCTGATGGCAGGTGTTCAGAACATTTCTTTGAGGGCCATGGTTACACATCACAACTTTCTTCTTTGGGAGAAAAGGGGGTGGTTACGGTTTCCATTGATGATCTACAACTATCTCCTACTTTTTTGAAAGTTCATGTAGAAGGATGGGAGCTTTTCGCTTTGAGAGGAGGCTTAAACACTCTCAGGAGATGTCGCCCCATAGTGGCAATTACAGCCTACCATAACCGCCAAGGCATATGGGAACTGCCGGTCTGGTGCATGAACTCACTTCCTAACTACCGATTTTTTACGAGAATGCATGGCTGGTGTGGTACCGGCTTGGTAATATATGCATTGCCCGACCGATGA
- a CDS encoding glycosyltransferase family 4 protein, translating into MSDSLTVLHLTAHLGGGIGKALNGLILNTPPDSGICHEIVCLEIPEKSQFLEKLLDAGCPVIINPTPETLSERIRNADIVQLEWWGHPAIPAALCRGPLPPMRLLVWCHVSGLYTPVIPQKLMTAAHSCVFTSPCSLESVETSTLPLKAVKRLGVIYSCGGFDDLTAPVRSPCEPLRAGMIGSLNFAKLHPRFVEFLAAVSLRGFTVRLVGDMVNREMLEEQSRRANRPDMLEFRGYVTDIARELSEINVFPYILNPLHYGTTENALLEAMAMGVVPVVLDNLAEKCLVDDNITGLIVGNPRQFANAIEWLADNPAERARLSMNAQTMVRRRFTASKMTDAFAVQYDAIKSTDKSVVRFGDIFGYAPSEWFLSIQRTPGYFTDALTDCAIDEFALPGMLEKTKGSIFHYRNLFPADTRFSRWINRLDALALHSKGPQIQQPPVLS; encoded by the coding sequence ATGAGCGACTCCCTGACCGTACTCCACCTGACCGCACATCTGGGCGGCGGCATCGGCAAGGCCTTGAACGGTTTGATCCTCAACACGCCGCCTGATTCGGGCATCTGTCATGAAATCGTCTGCCTGGAGATACCAGAAAAGTCCCAGTTCCTAGAGAAGCTTTTAGACGCCGGATGTCCGGTGATAATTAACCCCACACCTGAGACGCTTTCGGAAAGAATCAGGAACGCCGACATTGTCCAGCTCGAATGGTGGGGGCACCCAGCAATTCCTGCTGCGCTCTGCCGTGGGCCGCTCCCCCCCATGCGGCTGCTCGTCTGGTGCCATGTATCTGGTCTTTATACTCCAGTCATACCGCAAAAACTTATGACGGCCGCCCATTCTTGTGTTTTTACATCTCCCTGTTCTCTTGAATCAGTCGAGACCTCGACACTCCCCTTAAAGGCGGTTAAACGACTGGGGGTCATATACAGCTGCGGTGGGTTCGATGATTTGACTGCTCCCGTGCGCTCCCCTTGCGAACCCTTGAGGGCTGGAATGATTGGCAGCCTGAATTTCGCGAAACTTCACCCCCGCTTTGTGGAGTTTCTCGCGGCTGTCTCTCTTCGTGGGTTCACAGTAAGGTTGGTCGGCGACATGGTAAACCGGGAAATGCTTGAGGAACAGTCCCGACGTGCAAACCGGCCCGACATGCTCGAATTTCGCGGTTATGTAACCGATATAGCTCGGGAACTTTCGGAAATAAATGTGTTTCCATATATTCTGAATCCCCTACACTACGGTACTACCGAAAATGCACTGCTGGAGGCTATGGCAATGGGGGTCGTTCCAGTAGTGCTGGACAATCTTGCGGAAAAGTGCCTGGTAGATGACAATATAACTGGGCTAATCGTTGGAAACCCAAGGCAATTCGCCAACGCAATCGAATGGCTTGCAGACAATCCCGCTGAAAGGGCAAGGCTATCCATGAACGCGCAAACGATGGTACGCCGTCGTTTCACTGCCAGTAAGATGACGGACGCATTTGCCGTTCAATACGATGCGATCAAGTCGACCGACAAATCTGTCGTTCGGTTTGGCGATATTTTCGGGTACGCTCCTTCTGAATGGTTTCTCTCCATACAGCGAACCCCGGGATATTTCACGGACGCATTGACGGATTGTGCGATAGATGAGTTCGCCCTGCCCGGGATGCTGGAAAAAACGAAAGGTTCTATTTTCCACTATCGAAATTTATTTCCCGCAGATACGAGGTTTTCCCGATGGATAAATCGGTTGGACGCATTGGCATTACATTCGAAAGGCCCCCAGATACAGCAACCGCCTGTTCTCTCTTGA